The segment TCTAATTACTGGAGGAACAGGTTCCCTAGGTCAAGCATTAACCAAAAAGCTGTTAAGTTATGAACCTGAAGCTATTAGAATTTTTAGTAGAAATGAAAGTAAACAAATTGAAATGGAATCAGAATTTGATAATCCAAGATTAAGATTTTTTATGGGAGATGTAAGAGATTCTGAAAGACTGTATTATGCATTAGAAGATGTGGATATTGTTTTTCATGCGGCCGCACTAAAACATGTTCCAAAAATTGAGTATAATCCATTTGAATCCATTAAAACAAATGTTATTGGTTCTCAAAATGTAATTGATAATAGTTTACGACAAAATGTCGAGAAGGTAATTTGTGTTGGTACTGATAAAGCTGTTTCACCATTGAATACTTATGGCGCAACAAAATTATTAATGGAAAAATTATTTGTTAGTGCAAATAATTATGTCAATCCAGAAAAACATAAAACAAAATTTGTTGCTGTTCGTTATGGGAATGTTATGGGTAGTAGTGGTTCGGTAATCCCAAAATTCATCGATCTAATTAAAAAAAATAAACCTATTACAATTACTGATCTTAAAATGACAAGATTCACAATTACTATGAATGAAGCATTAGAATTCATTCTAAATGCAACACAAGTCGGAAAAGGTTCTGAAATATTCATTCCTGAATTGAAATCTTATGATATGTCAACTTTGATTGAATCATTAAGTGAGTTGTATGGTGAAGCAAAACAAGAAATTGTAGGAATTAGACCTGGAGAAAAATTACATGAAACATTAATCAATCATGATGAAATTCTATATGGATGGAAAATAAATCAGATGTATATGTTAGCAAATCCACATTATGAATTATTTAATCAAAAAAATATTCTAGAAAATTATAATGGAATTGAAAAAATCAATGAAATGGAATCTTATAGTTCTGACGTTGCACAAAAAATTTCAAAAGAAGAATTAAAAAAGAAGATTAGTGAATTAGAATTTAATTAATTCTCCAGTGAACGTATTAAAGAAAATGCTTCTGCCACAGAAAAACCTGATACTGTTCCCCATCTATTACCTATGCTCTGCAATGCCTTAGGAGATCTTGGATGAGGATAATTCTCTATTTCGGTTTTATAACATTCAAGTGCCTTTATTTTACTTGATAATTCACGGGAAATATCTACAAATGTATTTGGTACAAAAACAGATGTGAAATTCCATTCTGTTGATGAGGGAACTTCAAATGAAATTACTTTTTTCACAATCGTATTTTTTTTGGGACGTGTTGCTGTTAAAACTGCATTATAACATGAAACATGAT is part of the Candidatus Nitrosopelagicus brevis genome and harbors:
- a CDS encoding polysaccharide biosynthesis protein, producing the protein MFKGKKILITGGTGSLGQALTKKLLSYEPEAIRIFSRNESKQIEMESEFDNPRLRFFMGDVRDSERLYYALEDVDIVFHAAALKHVPKIEYNPFESIKTNVIGSQNVIDNSLRQNVEKVICVGTDKAVSPLNTYGATKLLMEKLFVSANNYVNPEKHKTKFVAVRYGNVMGSSGSVIPKFIDLIKKNKPITITDLKMTRFTITMNEALEFILNATQVGKGSEIFIPELKSYDMSTLIESLSELYGEAKQEIVGIRPGEKLHETLINHDEILYGWKINQMYMLANPHYELFNQKNILENYNGIEKINEMESYSSDVAQKISKEELKKKISELEFN